From the Desulfohalovibrio reitneri genome, one window contains:
- a CDS encoding ABC transporter permease subunit translates to MLPVRALFGPGRTSQVYGMPGQGRSLALSFISAALLLLAWWTVTASGLVEPLFLPSPGEVWQCFKETSSDGFAGATLTTHLLASISRVGGAFLLCILTAVPVGLAMGVSRVARGLADPPIEFYRPIPPLAYLPLMIIWFGIGEVSKVILIYLACFAPMVISTRAGVRSATMEQIHAAYSLGATRTQVLWHVIVKAATPEILTGMRIGLGFAWTTLVAAEMVAASQGLGFMILNAAEFLVTDVVVLGILIIGLIAFATDLLLRVAERKLVPWKGKA, encoded by the coding sequence ATGCTTCCGGTGCGCGCCCTTTTCGGCCCCGGCCGCACCAGCCAGGTCTACGGGATGCCCGGCCAGGGGCGCAGCCTGGCCCTCAGCTTCATCTCCGCCGCGCTGCTGCTTTTGGCTTGGTGGACGGTCACCGCCTCCGGGCTGGTGGAGCCGCTCTTTCTGCCCAGCCCCGGCGAGGTCTGGCAGTGCTTCAAGGAGACCTCCTCCGACGGATTCGCCGGAGCGACCCTGACAACCCACCTGCTGGCCTCCATCTCCAGGGTGGGCGGGGCGTTCTTGCTGTGCATCCTCACGGCCGTGCCCGTGGGGCTGGCCATGGGCGTCTCCCGCGTGGCCCGGGGACTGGCCGATCCGCCCATCGAGTTCTACCGCCCCATTCCCCCGCTGGCCTACCTGCCGCTGATGATCATCTGGTTCGGCATCGGCGAGGTTTCCAAGGTCATCCTCATCTACCTGGCCTGCTTCGCGCCCATGGTCATCTCCACCCGCGCCGGGGTGCGCTCGGCCACCATGGAGCAGATCCACGCCGCCTACAGCCTGGGCGCCACCCGCACCCAGGTGCTGTGGCACGTCATCGTCAAGGCGGCCACGCCGGAAATCCTGACCGGCATGCGCATCGGCCTGGGCTTCGCCTGGACCACCCTGGTGGCCGCGGAAATGGTGGCCGCATCCCAGGGGCTGGGCTTCATGATACTCAACGCCGCGGAATTCCTCGTGACGGACGTCGTCGTGCTGGGCATCCTGATCATCGGGCTGATAGCCTTCGCCACGGACCTTTTGCTGCGGGTGGCGGAACGGAAGCTGGTGCCCTGGAAGGGGAAGGCCTGA
- a CDS encoding DinB family protein, with protein sequence MDLTARLNELQQLRHRLLRISEEAPPSAWRGEGGWRLGQLLEHLTLAERDMLGRLPTVQELRRRPNPPRGPVSWLRRKASLAVLEWPLPMPVTAPRLHPGEGIGLEEAHAAWAEAMGWLRRIVDGLGPDAHRLAVLRHVSAGRITLAEAVRIDMGHFRFHAGRIERLALGSG encoded by the coding sequence ATGGACCTGACCGCCCGCCTGAACGAACTCCAACAGCTTCGCCACCGCCTGCTGCGTATCTCGGAGGAAGCCCCGCCGTCCGCCTGGCGGGGTGAGGGCGGCTGGCGGTTGGGCCAACTGCTGGAGCATCTTACCCTGGCCGAGCGCGACATGCTGGGCAGATTGCCTACCGTCCAGGAACTGCGGCGAAGGCCCAACCCGCCGCGCGGGCCGGTGAGTTGGCTGCGCCGCAAGGCCAGCCTGGCCGTACTGGAGTGGCCGCTTCCCATGCCCGTGACCGCGCCCCGGCTCCATCCCGGTGAAGGAATAGGGCTTGAAGAGGCGCACGCGGCCTGGGCGGAGGCCATGGGCTGGCTGCGGCGAATCGTGGATGGACTGGGGCCGGATGCGCACCGGCTGGCGGTGCTGCGCCACGTTTCCGCCGGGCGGATAACCTTGGCCGAAGCGGTGCGCATCGACATGGGGCACTTCCGCTTCCACGCCGGGCGCATCGAGCGGCTAGCCCTGGGGAGCGGCTAG